TCTCTAATGCAGAATGTATTACAATTGTTGGCGGACCGCATCCATCTGCCTGCTGGAAAGAAGTGAGCAGATATGCAGATTATGTGGTGATTGGTGAAGGAGAATATACCCTTCCTGCTCTCATCAGGATGATTGAGGAAGGGAGCAGTAGCCTTCCGGCAGGTGTGGCGACAAAGGATCATGCCCTGATGCCGGATACCTGTGTGTTTCTCCCTGCATATCCTCCGTTTACAACAGTCCGGGGCTATATAGAGATCACCCGCGGGTGTCCGTTTGGGTGTGGCTACTGCCAGACGCCGCGACTTTTTGGCAGGCATATGCGTCACCGCAGGATTGATGACATTGAGCGTGCTTCCCGTGTATATCGTGATGTCCGGTTTGTCACGCCGAATGCCCTTGCATACGGATCTGATGGAATCCATCTGCGGCTTGATAAGGTTGAAGCACTGTTGCGAGCGCTTACCGGAAGACGGATTTATTTTGGAACCTTTCCCAGTGAAGTGCGGCCGGAATGTGTCTCTCATGAATCGCTGGATTTGATTGAACGCTATTGTGCAAACCGGAAAGTGCATTTTGGAGCGCAATCCGGCAGCAATCGTGTGTTACAGATGCTCCGGCGTGGACACAGTGCCGAGGATGTAATGCGGGCATATGACCTCTGCCGTGAGCATGGGATTATCCCAATCGTGGATTATATTGTGGGACTTCCCGGCGAATCGGATGAAGAGCAGCGACAATCGGTGAAACAGATGAAAGAGATCATCCGGTATGGCATCGTGCATGTCCATCATTTCACTCCGCTTCCGGGGACGCCCCTCGCCGGCATGTCGGCACGCTCTGTCCTCGCGGATGTACAGCGGGACCTCGGAAGGATGGCGAAAAGTGGCAAAGCAACCGGTTCATGGATTGATGCTGAGGTAAGGTTTTTTAGGGATGATGAAGACCAGTTACCATGATGAAAATCCTTCTTCTGACAGATATCCATGGGCGGTATGACATTATTGCCGATTTCATGGAACTTGCTCCGGATGTGGTGGTCATTGCCGGAGACATTACGGACTGTGGGGATCCGCAGGAAGCAAATGAGGTGTTTCGGCAGATCGATGTTCCGTGTCTTGCGATTCCCGGAAATTGTGATGCCCGGCAGATCCTGGACGTAATTGAGCATTCAGATGCGGTAAACCTGCATGGGACTTCTCTTGAAATCGGGCCGGTTACATTCACCGGTATCGGTGGTTCGAATCCAACGCCGTTTGATACCCCGTTTGAACTCTCTGAGGAAGAACTGGATGAATTGCTTGTGAAAGCAATGGAGAGGGCACGACCAAATGTGCATAACATTCTCGTGAGTCATGCACCTCCCTACTGTACCCTGGATGATATCGGAAATGCCAATGTCGGGTGCAAATGTTTCCGCGAACAGCTAAAAAATTTTGATCTGGTATGTTGCGGGCACATACACGATCATACCGGCGTTGTCGCCGTCGATGATACGAAGGTTGTGAACCCCGGCCCTGCATCAGAGGGAAAGTGTGCGCTTATCACACTGGGCGATGACCCAAAAGAGATTGACGTGGAATTTGTCACTCTTTCATAAGCAATAGTTCGAGGTAGGACTCCGGGATGTGGTCCCCGGAAATATTCAGTTCTTTTTTCACGGATTCAATTGTTGTATTTGCTGCTGAGACATCTTTCTCGGTCAACACTTCGATTTCGACATAGGTACCCAATCCCTCAACATGATCAAGAGCAATGGTTGTGCCGCCATATGTGTATTCCTCACGTTCTTTTTTCACGATTGCACTGGCATTGAACCCGGTTGCGGTCAGGAGACGAATGGCATCCTCCGCAGATGCGACAGAGACCGTAATCTCTGTTCGTGCCTTTGCCCCGCTCTTCTGCTGTTTCGGACCTTTGTAGGTGATCTCGACACCTGCATTTGTTTCACGAACACGGAGCGCCTCGTCAGTCTCGGCATAATCACAATGAGGGGCATTCAGATACGTGTCGCGCTGGAATGAACCGCCCAGATACGATGCACCCAGGGAGCGCAGGCGTTCTGCTATTTCCGGGATATTTGGTACCGCAATTTTGGTCTCTACTTCGATTACAGAGCTCATTATTTTAAGTAGGCACGCCGTATAAATATAGACAGGTGAAAGGAATGGCAGTTAATGAAGGAAGTTTTATTAAACTGAGATTTACCGGCTTATCAGATGGTGAAGTATTTGACACCACTGAAGAGGACAAAGCTAAAGATGCAGGTATTTTCAATGAACAGAAAGCATATGAGCCAATTGTTGTACGCCTTGGCGGAATGCACATCATTCCCGGACTCGATGAGGCATTAATCGGCAAAGAGGTTGGCGAGAAGGGAACCGTTGAAATTCCTCCCGAAAAAGCATACGGACCTCATGATGAATCATTAGTGAAGTCTGCTCCGGTGAAAAACTTTGCTGAAAAACCTCAGGTAGGTATGAGAATATCGTCTGAGGGTCAGGAAGGTGTCATTGTAAATGTCGTCGGGAAACGGGCTGTTGTTGATTTCAACCACGTACTTGCAGGCAAGACTCTTACCTACGAATACGAGATTGAAGCTGTTGTTGAGGACCCTGCAGAGCAGGTGAAGGGGCTTATCAATCTCTATAGCGGGAAAGATATGGATCTCGAAATTACCGACGGCGTGCTCACCATTCTTCTTCCTCCCGGCATCAATTATGACAAGCGGTGGGGAATGGCACGCGGCATTCTTATCCACCAGGTCTTTGAGTTCATCAGTGGTATCGATGAAGTTATCCTGAAAGAATCATACAAGCGTCCTGCTATGCCTGAAGACGTTGAAGAAATTGAAGAACCTGAAGAAATTGAAGAAGCAGATGAACCTTCAGCAGCTGAAGAGTCATCTGAAGAATAATTTTTTTATTGTATGGGGAAACGCAGAATTGCGGCAATTCCCCCAATCGCTGCAAGTTGTTTTCCCGGTTCAAATTCTGAGGAGAATACGGTTATTTTTGCACGCATCGTATCAGCCGATTCAAGAAGGCTGTTTATATTTTCTTCACATACTATGGTGTCGATGACAAGAATATCTGACACAGCACCATACTGAACTGCTGCTGCCACTTCATCGTATCCATATGCCGCAGGGCCGGAACCTCCCATTCTCCTGAGCAGTTCTTCAATAAGCGTGACCTCCCGTCCCAACTGGAGGTCCTGAGTTATCCGTTCCAGAATGCCCTGCCCGATTACTTCCTGCACAGCGCCGCGTCCCGTCCTGCGTGTTTCAGCTGCGAGCATGCGATCTGCCATGTCTGAGTCTGTTCTGCGTACATAAAGCAGAAAATCGTCTTTTACAAAACCGGGCCCTGCGACGACAACAGATCCGGTGACCGCAGAGAGTGAATGATAGATTTCTTCAAAAAAATAGTGTTTGGTATCCACACCTTCACGCTTTCCGCCTCCTGACGTGATTGTCAAAACATGCTCCGGTCCATACTGGCGGATACGGTATATCTGGGCTTCACCTTCTTCAATGGCAATAATATGCGCAATCCCTGTTGCCGAGACCGTGACTGCCCGTTCTATTCTCTCGAGTTCAACAGATGTCCATCGTTTTATTACAGAAATTTCCCGGGCTGTTTCGAGATTGATGGTATGATAAAACCCGGTATCCGGCCCGTGTTCGATAACACCGGATATTCTCAGTCTGGCGGTGTCCGGGTGGAATTCAGTCTTCTCCACACGAATTCCCAGTCTCACTGGCTTTTTCTCGGCCTTTTCCGGCCGGGTTTTATCTGTCTGGGAATCCATGCTCCTGAAGGTATCGGCAAAGATGAGATCGCCCGTTCTGATGAGGTGGTTTATGTGCCAGAGATCATCAACTGTTTCCGGAAACAGCCGTATTTCACCCTCTGAATGTTTCAGGGTATCATATTCTGCTTTCATAACTCTTCTGTAATGTCAGATCCGCCTGGTGGAACAAATGCGGCAACACTTTCTGAATTCAGGATGTTTTTCACTGATTTCCATCCCTCTCCGTATTTTTCCCGGAGGATTCTGAGTATTTTTTTGGCCGCATCGTTTGGCTCATACTGTCCCGGGCGAAGGATAACATAATGTTCTGCCCTGCTTTTCACCGCGTCAATCGGACCTCCGATCACGCCCATCTCCGGAGTTGTCTGCAGACCGATTGCAACCCCCAGGGGTACGTTGTGGAAATATGTCCGTTCTCCTCTTATCACAAAAGAACCCCGTGCGACATATTCTCCGGTTTCCGGGGTCTTGCTTACCTGATTTGGGGCTGCGGCATAGACGTCTGCCGTCATATGGCCGCTCTTCCAGGCATTGGAATAGGATGCGGCAAACTGGGCAACTTCATCTGTTTTCTTCGTTGCTCCCTTTACAATGATGACACTGCCGCCGTGCACATCTGCATGGACAAAAGTGTCACCTCCCTGAAGATATTTCTTCACAATCTCTTCATTGGTACCGGCGTCCTTTCCGCCAACCATCAGAACGCCGTCAGAGGTGTAGCACCAGCGGAAGCGGTGATACCATTTCTTCTTTCTTGCCGGGATGGTGATCTTCTGCTTTTTTGGAACAATCTGCATGCGCTCCATTGCGGCAAATGCGCCTTTTCGTTTCTTTTTGAATTTTTTTGCCATTTCGTAATAGCGATTCGCGTTGACTTCAATGCTGTCTTCTACAAAAAGTTTGACTACCTTTCCCTCAATATCAAGGTCAATGGCACTCTCCGCAGGGTAAATCGCCTTTATTGCAGCAGCTGACGGGCTGTCACTTGTTCTGAGTATTTTTTCTATCTCCTGCCAGGATGAAGTGCTACGTGCCTTTCTGAGCGCTGCAAGGACATCATCAATGAACGTATAATGCGTGTAGAGCGTCTCGACAATTGCTTCATACCTCTCGATTTTCTTTTCGAAGGATGCAATAGCGTCCAGTTGTCGTTTTCGGATGTTCTCTTCCCGGGTAAGTTTGGGTTTCGGTGGGGTGGTCAGCTCCTTACCGCGGGGATAATACTGGTCAAGGGCCTCATGAAATGACGTGAATGTCTGATCCGCGGTTTCATTTCCAAGGAGGAAAGGCCAGCACCCTGATGAGGTAATACAGGGACTGCGTTCTTCTTCTGTTTTTTTCAGCACCTGTGAATACGCCGCAAACAGTTGGGCGGCGGGAGCGGTAACAGCCGGTTCGGATTTGCTGACACCAGCCATACTGCACACTTCCTCTGCAAATTTGCCACCGAGGAGCATCCGCGTAGCAAGCGTTCTGACCGTGTCAGCGTCTGATTCATGAAGTATTGACGCAACTTCTTCAACAGACGAGGGTGCGGAATGTGATGCAAGCGTGTACACAGCACCGGCAGTAACTTCCCGATCTTTAAACCGGTGTTTCCGGAGAGGCTGAATGATCGTATATTCCCCGTCTGTGAGGATGATATTGCCTTCGTCAAAGAGTTCAACAATCAGGTGAAACCGGTTATCGCTTTTTCCGATCTCAATATCAATAACCCGTTCAATGCCTGGCTGTGATATTCCCAGAATCCTTCCGCCGATGCAATATTTCCGGAGGAACATAGAATATCCTGATGGATTTGGCGTCGCTGCAGGGAGAGAAAATGTAAAATGCATCCGTTTTCCAATTTCAATTATCAGCGAAAACTTCTGCTTCTCTTTGCCATTAAGACGAATTCCAAACAGCCCTGTATCATATTGGTAGGTTTTCCCTATCCACAAAGGAAGGGACCCCCGGGCTTCAGATACCATTGCATGAATATCAAGCCCACTCATTCCCTTTAAATTCGCCATTTATACCAAATTACATATTGTTCTACGACAAAATTATAATGACTGGTGTCAGGATGACTGAAGAAAACGTATCCAACGGAACTGAGGCAATAATTGTCAAGTCCGGAGATCAAAAGAGAAAAGAGCATAATGAACGGATTTACCGTACCGGTATTGCGAGCATTATGGGAATTGTTGCAGGTGTTCTCTCATATCTCTTAATCCAGAATGAGACTCAGGGTGTAATCGGGTTTCTTCTTCTCCTTGGTGCAATGGTATTCCAGAAACATATATTCATGCTCATGAAGATTGATGTATCCGGGCTGGGAGGAAAAGACTGGTTCTACCAGAGCTTTATGGCCTTTGCTTTCTGGTTCATTTCCTGGACTATTCTCCTGACAATCCCCTTCTAAATTTGTGATATACTATGCGTATTGCTGTTGTTCATCGTGATCGGTGCCACCCGATAAAATGTGGCACTGAATGTATTTTGTATTGTCCGCGAGTCCGAACCGGTGATGAAACGATTGTTATCGGAGAGGACGGAAAAGCGGTTATATCTGAAGAACTCTGTGTGGGGTGTGGTATCTGTGTCAAGAAGTGCCCGTTTGAGGCGCTTGATATTGTCACCCTGCCGGAAGAACTTGACAATCCCACCCATCGATATGGGACAAATGGGTTTGCGTTATATGGACTGCCTATTCCTGTCGAAGGAAAAGTAACGGGAATTCTTGGAGCCAATGGTATCGGAAAAAGTACAGCTGTGAAGATTCTCTGCGGACAGCTCGTGCCGAATGTGGGTAACCCGTCGGGTGAATCAGACTGGGATGAAATATTAAAGCAGTACACAGGAACCGAATTATATGACTATCTCCAGCAGGTCTCGAAATCATCGGTTAAACCGGCACTGAAACCCCAATACATTGATTACATACCAAAAGTGTTCAAAGGGACGGTGTCTGAACTTCTGACGTCAACGGATGAACGGGGGATGCTTGATCATTATATCCGTGAACTTCGCCTGGAATCCATTCTGGACCGTCCGATTGGAAACCTGAGTGGCGGCGAACTGCAGCGGATTGCTATTGCTGCCTGCCTGTCACGCGAAGCAGATTTTTATTTCCTTGACGAAATCACGCCATTCCTCGATATTTATCAGCGAATGACCGCCGCAAAACTGATCCGGGAACTTGCAGAGACTCATCCTGTGGTAATTGTTGAGCACGACCTTGCTATTCTTGATATGCTCGCAGATACCGTGCACGTTGCCTACGGAAAACCCAGTGTCTTTGGTATCATCACACGTCCAAAGGGAGTGAGAATTGGTATCAATCAGTATCTGGAGGGATTTTTACCGGAGGAAAATGTCCGGTTCAGGGATTATGCCGTCACCTTTGAGACACGGGCGCATATGCGGGATGTCGTGCGTCAAACGCTCATTGCATTCCCTGAGATGGAGAAGAAGTATGGCGATATTTTTTCCCTTACCATAGCCGCCGGAGAAATCCGTGCAGGTGAGGTGCTGGGACTTGTCGGTGCAAACGGTATTGGAAAAAGTACATTTGCAAAACTTCTTGCCGGTGTTGAAAAACCTGATCACGGTGAGATGGACAAAGAGGTCAAAATTGCATACAAACCGCAGTATGTGAAAGGAGACTCCTCAATGTCAGTAGAATTTCTCCTGAGACAGGCATGCCGCACCTTTGATTCATCATATTATCAGCACGAAATCATCGAACCACTCTCTCTCAATCCAATTCTCCAGTCATCTGTTGACCAACTCAGTGGCGGTGAACTGCAGCGTGTTGCAATTGCCCTGTGCCTTTCTCAGGATGCTGACCTCTATATTCTGGATGAGCCAAGTGCACATCTGGATGTTGAACAAAGAGTGAAACTGGCACGTGTCCTGCGTCGGCATGCAGAAGGAAAAGAGGCGGGTATCATTGTTATTGACCATGATATTTATCTGATTGATATGATCAGTGAACGCATGCTGGTATTTGACGGGACACCTGGTGTTACGGGTTCGGCATATGGTCCCTATGATATGAAAGATGGAATGAATCATTTCCTGAAAGAACTGGAAATTACATTCAGACGTGATAAATCGGGACGTCCCCGCATAAACAAACCGGAATCCTATCTTGACAGAGAACAAAGGGCAAAGGGTGAATACTATTATGCAGATGTCTCCAAATCGTAATGATTTATCCCTTTAAAAATAATATACTGTACCAATTGGTGAGATATGGCACGGGGTGAAAAACTCGGGGATGCAATCCGGTATGAAAAAATAGATAACCTGCGGCAGGATCTCTATTCGTATATTGGGAATAATTCCGAAAAAATAGATGCTAATCTCCCTGTTTTTTTTGCTCATATCGTATCTGCACTGGATAACGGATTTCCTGATATTGACAATGCAACATACGATGAATTTATCGATAGTATTGCATACCGGTTGATGACGAATAGCAAACAGGGAAATTCGACGCAGTATATTGAACGGATTATTAAAACTGCTATTCGTTCCAAACGCTCTTCGGGAAAGGCATCTCTCAGAATTCTTGGCGGGTTGCAGCTTCTTTCGTCTGGACATTTCCAGGATGCGATTACCTATTTTGCTGATTATTGGAAACATGATGCCAGAATCGGTTTTTATATCGCATATTGCTATTATTCTGCTTCAAAATCCCGGATAGGGGCCGAGAATTCAGAATCATCACGAAATAAACAGGAAACAGAACTTGCAGCCCGTGAACAGTTACTTGAGATGATACGGGTTCGTCCCCCTCTCTACCGTCTGAAACCACTTGACCTGTCTCGCGATGAAACCGTGGACAACGCATTTTGGTTTATGATAAAGATGTCGCTCTGGTGGTTCCCAAATGAAAAATGGTTCATTCAGATTGGTTTGGAAAAGGCAAAACGCGATAATTTTGAGGCAAAACGTGTTGAACTTCTCAATATTGCAACAGTAAAATTTTTCAACGATCTTGATTTTCTCCGCGAATCATTTGATTTCCGACTGGAACAGGGTGATGGCGTAGGAGCAAATGGCATCGTAAAACAGATGATACAGCAATATCCCGAAAGTCTTGAGCCAATTTATTATGGGTTGAAACTTTCTCTCATTGCAACAGGAAAATCATCATACACCCATTATCGTTCTATAGCATCGGAAAAAGGAATGCCTGTTTACCTGATCCAGATTCTGGACTGGGCTTTTTATGTGTTAAAGGATCAGGAAAAGGAATCAAATATGCAGTTTAAGGAATTATCACGCCGGTTCAAGTCGTTATCCTACTATCTTATTCCGTTAGAGTATCTCGTACAGATAATATTTTCCGGAAATACGGAAGAGTCGAAACGGGCGCGTTTGATTTTCATTGATTCACTCGACATGTATGCAAAAAAAGTCCTGAAGGTTCACACGTAGATTATTCGGAGTAATAAACCGGAATCCGAAGTGGGACGGATGAACCTGATATTTTTGGTGTATCTGGTGTGACATCATCTGCTATTGTCACCGGTATTTTTTCTGGTGTTTGTTCCGGGAAGTAATATCCTGTCTCCCCTTTGGTAATAAACCACCACCGTCCTTTTGAGTCGGGAAATACCTTTACCACTTCGTCACTGGTAATGCCATGTATATTTCGGGCGATGTGGATAGTAATTTCATCATTGGAAAGTCCATACAGTCCGTTATTTGTACCAATAACATATGTCCCGTTCTCGGTAAGTGCAACATCATTGATGCGGGTAACGCCATACCCGAGTTCTTTTGTATCAGCTTTCAAACAAATACCGGATGATTCTGAATAGTACAGGATATGGTTTTTATTAAAAAGAATCACACCTCCAAACGGATGATCAATGGCCGCTTCTATTGTTCCGAATTCTTCATCATTGTAGGGAATCGGCGAAAATGTGATCCCCTCCTGATCAGATACCCCTTTCCATACGCCATGAAACCGGGTTGTGAGGATGATATTTCCTGTTGCATGATCTTTTGCCATTGAAGTAATGTAGTAGGCACCGGGTCCATTTTCGGTAAACGGACGCATCCATATCCATCTTCCCCCGGTAAAATGACTTAAACCGGAGTTTCCATTCGCAATCCAGATGGTATCCTCATCGCGGAGGATATCATGGATGTCCATCGTGTTAAAAAATTCATTTGTGCCGATCCGGGAAAAAATTGTTCCATTGGATATTTGCAGCCCGGCCGCAAAACCAAGCCAGATATTATTATTATTATCAAATTCCAGGGCCTGAATATAATCATCCTGCAATCCGGTATCATATTCCCATGGTTTTGCCTGAATTGTTGCCCAGTCTGAGTCAAACAGGGATAGGCCGTTTGCGGTTGCAAAGGCAATCATGCCATCATGGCTTTCAGCGATATCTTTCACATCAAGCGATGATATGGAATCGCTTCCCGGTATAAATGTTATAATTGCACCGGATGCCGGAATAATAATCAGGAGAAGGACGATACAGAGAGCTACAGATCGTAACATTTTCCATCTGCTCTTCTGATGCATATTTTTCCTCCGTCTTCAGGATAGAATAGCACAGATCTTCCCGATGTTCCTCCGATATCTTCAGATTCCAGATAAATATGGTGTTCATCAAGACAGTGTTTCAGTGCAATTACGTTTCGCTTTCCAATATCGAGATTCCCTTTAAACTGCTGGAACATACTTGCTCCGCCCACCAGATATGCTGACAGGTTTTGTCGTGACGATCCACTTTTCTCCATTTCATGAATCAGATGGGGCACTGCTGTATCAGCAAATTTTGCCGGTCGTTCACTTCTGCCGTTGCTCTCCGGTAGCATCACATGTGCCAGTCCACCGGTCTTTTGCTTTCTGTCATACAAAATGAATGCAACACATGATCCAAGCCCGATCGATGATATTTGTGTATTTCCCGTTTTAAAATCCCCAATTCCGACATTTGACCCTTGTGAACCAGATGTATTTTTTTTATCCATTTAGCAGTGCCGCCTCTAGATCTCAGGGGTAATTAAATTGTTGAGGAGTCGAAGAATCTCCTGAAGAGTTGCTTCTTCAGGAAGCATGATAATTGTACTGGATATGTCATTATCGTTTGATTTCAGTTCAGTTTTGAAGAGGATGATTTCATTTATATCAACTGCCACCTGTGCCAGAATATTTTCAAAGGCGGCAAGAGCCATATTGATAGTCATCATTGGAGGTGACGGGAGCATGACAACTCCCAGAAGTTCTGCTGTTGCATCAAGGAAATGGGATATCATGATGTTGCCGATTTCGATGATTGCACTTTCATCAAGTTCGTTTAACTCACGGTCTTCATCCGTTGAACCAAGCATTGTATTGGTAAGTCTTATGGCTGATAATTTAGGTACATGATAGACAATATAACCCGCAGGCTGAATTTCTCCCTGAATTTCAAAGACAACCATAGCTGCAATTTCTTCACTAAAAACGTCATTAACATCTGAAATATCGATGACAACAGCTTCCGGTACTGTCATTTCAATTTCACTCATTAACATCTGGGAAAGAGAAGTTGCTGCGTGTGATGCACCGATATTTCCCATTTCTCTTAGCATATCAAGTTGCTGATCATTTATATCCATTATATTCACCTTTAAATCATTGAATTTACATCAAGAATGGGCACCACATCACCATCACCGGGAATCGTGACCCCACTTACACCCTTGCAGGTTCCAATTATATTGCTTAACGGTTTGACAACAACTTCCTGCTGTCCTTCCACCACATCCACCGGGATGCAGCATTTTGTCTCCTGATATTGTATAACAACAACAATATCGCCGTTACTTTCTCCTTTAAACATTTCATTCAGATGGTGGATCTGAAGAACTTCCCCTCTGAATGGAATGGCTTCACTCTTTCCTATCCGGCTGATTGAATTCCGATCAATTCGTGCAACTTCTACAACTGAAGCAATAGGGATTGCACAGCGTTTTCCGTTTATCCGGACCATCATCACTTCAATAATCGCCATTGTAGGTGGAAGGACAAGAGTAAAGGTTGTCCCCTTTCCCTCAGCACTTTCAACACTGATTGTTCCTTTCAGTGATTCTATGGCACTTTTCACCACATCAAGTCCGACACCTCTACCGCTTATATCGGTAATTTCATTTGCGGTGGAAAAACCAGGCTGAAAGAGGAAATTAATGATTTCATCCTTGGTTAGATCTTTTGATTGTTCGGGTGAAACAAACCCTTTTTCGATGGCCTTTGAAAGAATGGCATCTGCATAAATTCCTGCACCATCATCTTTCAGTCTGA
Above is a window of Methanogenium organophilum DNA encoding:
- a CDS encoding chemotaxis protein CheC, with the protein product MDINDQQLDMLREMGNIGASHAATSLSQMLMSEIEMTVPEAVVIDISDVNDVFSEEIAAMVVFEIQGEIQPAGYIVYHVPKLSAIRLTNTMLGSTDEDRELNELDESAIIEIGNIMISHFLDATAELLGVVMLPSPPMMTINMALAAFENILAQVAVDINEIILFKTELKSNDNDISSTIIMLPEEATLQEILRLLNNLITPEI